TAAAAGAAAAAGACGAAGGTGCGGCAGAATCCACGGACAAAGAGGATGGAAAGAAAAAAGATTCCGACAAAAAAGAGGGATTTTTTGCAAAATTAAAACGTATCCTGTTTGGTGAGGATGAGGACGAGGAGAACGCAGCTAAGGAACCGGAGAAAAAAGAAGAAAGCACGATGGAAGGACTGGATGGATTATCAGATGAAAATCTTGATATTCTAAAAGAACTGGAAGGTTCCATGGGTGCAAAAGCAGAAAAAGAACCGGAAGAAGAGCCAAAAGATAAGAAAGAAAAGAAGAAGAAAGAGAAGAAGCCAAAGGAAAAGAAAGAAAAGAAACCGAAGGTTAAGAAGGAAAAGAAACCAAAGCCACCAAAGGAGAAGGACAATACACCACCTCTTCCAAAGGTTCCGGTGATTTTAATCTTTGTGATGGCAGCATCTTTCATGCTATTAATTTTGTTAGGAAGCAAAGTAATCAATTATTCTTCAAACATCAAGCAGGCACAGTCTTTGACAGACCAGGGAAAATATACAGAAGCATATGCCGAGTTATCAGGAATGGATGTGAAAGACAAAGATACAGAATTATATGAGAAAACCAAGATTTTAGCAGCTGTATCCAGCCAGTATGAGGCAGCACAGGTGTTCATAGAAGACGAAGATTATGATATGGCATTGGATTCTCTGATTTGTGCAGTAGGACGATACGATATCAATTATTCGGATGCAGAGACCTATAACTGTACCGTAGAATTAAACCTGATTGAGCAGAATGTGGAGGAAACATTAAGTTCCCAGTTCGCAATGACAGCAGATCAGGCAAGAGAATTATATGCAACACGATCCAGAAAAGATTATACAGTTGAAGTGTATAAAGTGATTCAAAATTTAGGCTTGGAAAAGGTGACGGAAGAATGATAGCAATTATTGATTATGATGCAGGAAATATCAAAAGTGTTGAGAAAGCACTCCATTATATCGGTCAGGAATGTGTGGTGACCAGAGATTTTAACGAAATCCGCAATTCTGACAGAGTTATTTTGCCGGGAGTAGGCTCCTTTGGAGATGCGATGGCACATTTGAAAAAATATGAGCTGGACAAGGTAATTCGGGAAGTAACTGAAATGGGAAAACCATTTCTTGGAATCTGCCTTGGCTTGCAGCTCTTATTCGAAGGAAGCGAAGAGAGCGAGGGTGTGGAAGGCTTACACTTGTTAGAGGGAACGATTAAAAAGATTCCGGACAAGGAAGGCTTAAAGATTCCGCACGTTGGCTGGAATTCCCTGACACTGCAGCATAATGGTAGATTGTTTGAGGGCATTGGACAGGATGCCTACGTCTATTTTGTACATTCCTATTATTTACAGGCAAAGAATGAGGAGATTGTAAAAGCAACCACAGAATACAGCACCTGTATTCATGCTTCGGTAGAACAGGGCAATATTTTTGCATGTCAGTTCCATCCGGAAAAAAGCAGTGCGGTTGGTCAGAAGATTCTAACAAACTTTTCAATGATTTAGGGAGGAAGGCAGAAGATGTTTACAAAAAGAATCATTCCTTGTCTTGATGTGAAAAACGGACGGGTCGTAAAAGGTGTTAACTTTGTTGATTTAAAAGATGCGGGAGACCCGGTTGAGATTGCAGCAGCCTATGATAAGGCTGGAGCAGACGAACTGGTGTTCCTTGATATTACAGCTACTTCGGATGCAAGAGAAACTGTTGTGGAGATGGTTCGAAAAGTAGCGGATAAAGTGTTTATTCCATTTACCGTTGGTGGAGGAATCCGTACGGTAGAGGATTTTCGTACCCTTTTAAGAGAAGGTGCGGATAAGATTTCGATTAATTCTGCAGCGATTAATTCGCCAAGACTTATCTCGGATGCAGCGGACAAATTTGGCAGCCAGTGTGTAGTGGTTGCAATTGATGCAAGAAAAAGAGAAGATGGAAGCGGCTGGAATGTATACAAGAATGGTGGCCGTATCGATACAGGACTTGACGCAATTGAGTGGGCGAGAGAAGCGGATAAGCTTGGAGCCGGTGAAATTCTTTTGACAAGTATGGATTGTGACGGTACAAAGGCAGGATATGACATTGAACTTACCAGATTGATTGCAGAAAACGTTTCCATTCCTGTGATTGCATCCGGTGGTGCCGGAACAAAAGAGCATTTTTATGAGGCTCTGACAAAAGGAAAAGCAGACGCAGCACTTGCAGCTTCCCTTTTCCATTATAAAGAATTAGAGATTGCAGATTTAAAAGACTATTTGGCAGAACGTGGAGTTTCCGTCAGAAGGTAGTAGATAGGAGATTGTTATGCCACCGATTCAAAATGACTGGCTGAAACCGTTAGAGCCAGAATTTCACAAAGATTATTACAAGTCACTGTTTCAGAAAGTGACACAAGAATATAAGACGCATTTGATTTTCCCACCGGCAGATGATATTTTTAATGCGTTTCACCTGACACCGCTTAAGGATGTGAAGGTTGTGATTTTAGGACAGGACCCTTATCACAATGATGGACAGGCACACGGACTTTGCTTTTCGGTAAAACCGGAAGTCGATATTCCACCGTCTCTGGTGAATATCTATCAGGAATTACATGATGATTTGGGTTGTTACATTCCAGACAACGGATATCTGGTAAAATGGGCAAAACAGGGTGTCCTGATGCTCAACACAGTACTCACAGTCCGTGCACACGCGGCAAATTCTCACAGAGGAATTGGCTGGGAGCAGTTTACAGATGCAGCAATCCGTATCTTGGATGAGCAAGACCGCCCAATCGTATTTATCCTATGGGGAAGACCTGCGCAGATGAAAAAGGCGATGCTTCATAATCCCAAACATTTGATTTTAGAAGCGCCTCATCCAAGTCCATTGTCCGCATACCGTGGTTTCTTTGGAAGCAAGCCTTTCAGCAAGACAAATCAGTTTTTGGTAGAACATGGATTAGAGCCGATTGACTGGCAGATTGAAAATAAGAATTCGTAAAGAATTGACATCGAAATGAAATTGAATACCGAAAAATGAGGAGTGCCCAGACATCTAAGATGCCTGGGCAATTATGAAAAAAATTTATCAAGTGATAAGTACTTAATAACTTATTTGATATTATAATTGTACCAATGAGTTATGAACAATCTATGAACGAACGGTAAAGGCTTTCTTAAGGTATTGTGTCTGTTATTTATACATGGAAAAACTAAAGAAAACAGCGCGTTATTACGATATACAATATAGTAGAAAATGATAACAGGGATGTGAATAGAATTCAAAGGAGTGATTACTATGGCAACAATTTCATCGTATGATTCTTCCTCTATCAGCACATTGTTTTCCAGCTTCTCCAACAAGAAGACGAGCAATGTAGCATCGGATTTGCTTGGAATTAGTTACAGTGATTATGCGATTATCAAAAATGGCAGTTATCATAAGCTGATGAAGGCATATTATTCGGATGATAAGAAGACAGAAAATATTGCGTCTTCGATGGCGACAGCAAAAGATACGACAAAGACGTTAGCTTCTGTTGAAAATGCTGCAGAAGATGTGAAGAAGAAGGCAGAAGATTTGCTTTCAAATGGAAGTAAGTCTGTATTCAAGAAAGAGAGTGTCAAGGGAAGCGATGGCACAACAACGCAGGAATATGACAAAGATGCCATCTATAAGGCAGTTTCTAATTTTGCAAGCAGTTATAATGACTTGTTAGATGCTGCGTCAAAGTCCAATACAAATCAGATTTTAAGTACAACCAAATCATTGGTAACTTATACAAGTCAGAATGAGAAACTGCTTGGTTCCATTGGAATCACCATCGGCAGTGACAATAAGATGTCAGTTGATGAGACACAATTTAAGAAGGCAGATATGTCGACTGTGAAGTCGATTTTCCAGACAACAGGTGCATATGGCTATCAGGTATCCGCCAAGGCATCCATGATTCAGTATTATGCGCAGAATGAGGCATCTAAGTCCAACACGTATTCTAAGAATGGAATGTATACATACAACTATAATTCCGGTCAGATTTATCAGTCTACGACCTAGAACTGTGAATTTAAAATATGAAAATAAGAGAACCGATTGCCTGTTAGCTGCAATCGGTTCTTTTGTGTGTAAAGAAAAATAATACAAAATTAGGTATGTTAATTTGATGTTTTATTCGACAGAAGGAAGTAATTTTAAGAATTCCTCTGTGGAAACGGAAGGTGGCAGACTCGGATTGATGGCGGCTACCATCTGACGGGTCGGCATTTTTTCTTTTGTCTTTAAGACGAAAAGCTCCTTCGATTCTTTGGTAAGACAGTAATCTGGAATAAAGGCAATGCCAAGTCCGATTTTGGCAAGGTCAATCAAGAGATCATTACTGCTTAATTCTACTTCAGGAACAAGCTCTAACTGATACTGTAAGAAAAGGTTGTGCAAGAATTCACTTGTGGTACTTTTCCGGTCAAGCATCAGAATAGGGTACTGCTTTAATTCTACAAAAGGAATCTCCTGCTGTTTCAGATTAAAGTAAGCCGGGTTTGCAATAAATACGTCATGGAAATTGCAAACGGTTTTCTGGATGTAGGAGCTGTTTAAGTTCGAGTTCGGATAATTCGTGATAATCAGGTCAACTTTTCCTTTTTCCAATAAATCGACACAGTTTAGGGAAGTTGCATTGGTAACCTTGATTGGCACATTTGGAAACTTCTTGTGGAACTGTTTTAAATAAGGAACGAGGAAGTAACGGCAGATGGTATCGCTGGCACCGATGTGGAGCTGGCCAAGTCCTAGAAGACTGCTGTCTAAAAGCTGATCCTCACCACGCTGAATCAGGTTCATCGCTGGCTCTACGTGTTTTAATAACAACTTTCCGGCAGGGGTAAGCTGAACCTTTTTCGTGCTTCGGATAAAAAGAGGCTGTCCTAACTTTTTCTCTAAAGTCTTGATGGACTGGCTGACCGCTGACTGGGAAATATAAAGGTGCTTGCTTGCCTCAGAAAAACTAAGGGAAGTTGCAACATAATAAAATACTTTATAAAGTTCATAATTGATATCCATAAGAATCCTCCGGGATTTAAAATTTCATAAGCAAATAACATTATAATTATAAGGCCTACTTATAATAGTGTCAATTAGAATTTCAAATCGTTCTATCACAATTTTTAAGTAGTTTTGCTCATGAATCAAACCCAAAACATTAAGATAACTTATAAATAACATTAAATATATTAATTGTTCTAATCGTATGACGTATGTTATACTTTTAACGATGAAAAAAGGAAAATCACTCGTAAACTAGGAGGTAAGTGATGAACGACGTAAAATTGAGTAATGTTCGTAGAGTTTATGTAGAAAAGAAACCTGCTTTTGCAGTAAAAGCAAAAGAACTTCAGGCAGAAATAAAGAATTATCTTGGAATCGACAGCGTGACAGGAGTGCGTGAGCTGATTCGTTACGATATTGAAAATATCTCAGAGGAGACTTATAAAAAAGCACTGGTTACCGTATTTTCAGAGCCTCCGGTGGACGATATTTATGAGGAAACATTTGAATTAAACGGAGCAAAAACATTCTCCGTAGAGTTTTTACCGGGACAGTTCGACCAGAGAGCGGATTCTGCAGAACAGTGTGTAAAATTGTTAAATGAGAACGAGGAGCCAATTATCCGTACCGCAGTTACTTACGTGATTGAAGGTGAGGTTGATGACACGCAGCTTGCAGCAATCAAACATCACTGCATCAATCCGGTAGATTCCCGCGAAGTTGGGTTAGAGAAACCACAGACATTGGTACAGGATTTTGAAGAGCCTGCAGATGTCATGATTTTTGACGGATTCTGCGAGATGCCGGAAAAAGAATTGAATGAATTATATGCATCCTTGAATCTTGCCATGACATTCAAAGACTTTTTACATATTCAGAATTACTTTAAAAATGAAGAAAAACGGAATCCATCCATGACAGAGATTCGTGTGTTAGATACTTACTGGTCAGACCACTGCCGTCACACTACATTCTCTACCGAGTTAAAGGATGTTACGTTTGAAGACGGATTCTACAAAGCACCAATCGAGGCAAGTTATGAAGATTATTTGAATACACACAAGAATCTTTATGCCGGAAGAAGCGACAAATTTGTCTGCCTGATGGACATTGCTTTGATGGCAATGAAGCGCCTGAAAAAAGAAGGAAAATTAGATGACCAGGAAGAATCCGATGAGATTAATGCATGTTCCATCGTAGTTCCTGTTGAAGTAGATGGAAAAGTAGAAGAGTGGCTTGTCAACTTCAAAAATGAGACACACAACCACCCGACGGAAATTGAGCCTTTCGGTGGTGCTGCAACCTGTCTTGGTGGAGCCATCCGTGACCCGTTGTCAGGACGTACTTATGTTTACCAGGCAATGCGTGTTACAGGTGCCGCTGACCCGACAAAGTCTGTAAAAGATACCATCGAAGGAAAGCTTCCACAGAAAAAATTAGTGCGCGAAGCAGCACACGGATACAGTTCTTACGGTAACCAGATTGGTCTTGCAACCGGTTATGTCAAAGAAGTATATCATCCAAACTACGTTGCAAAACGTATGGAAATCGGTGCTGTATTAGGTGCAGCTCCAAGACGTGCCGTACAGAGATTAACCTCAGATCCGGGTGACATTATCATTTTACTTGGCGGACGTACCGGACGTGACGGTATCGGTGGTGCAACCGGTTCTTCCAAGGCACACAACACAGAGTCTACCGCAGTATGTGGCGCAGAGGTACAGAAAGGTAATCCACCTACAGAGCGTAAAATCCAGAGATTATTCCGCCGTGAAGAAGTTGCCTATATCATCAAAAAATGTAACGACTTTGGTGCGGGCGGTGTTTCCGTTGCAATCGGTGAGTTAGCAGACGGATTAAGAGTTGATTTAGATAAAGTTCCTAAGAAATATGCAGGTCTTGACGGAACAGAACTTGCAATCTCCGAATCCCAGGAGCGTATGGCAGTTGTTGTTTCTCCGGAAAATGTAGAGAAATTCTTAGGCTATGCAAAAGAAGAAAACTTAGAGGCTGTGGAAGTTGCCGTTGTAACCGAAGAGCCAAGACTTGTATTATCCTGGAGAGGAAAAGAAGTTGTCAATATTTCCCGTGCATTCCTTGATACGAACGGAGCACACCAGGAAACAACGGTTGCAGTTGAGATGCCAAACCCAGAAGACAACTACTTAAATAAAATCTCAACCGAAGCTGTTGCAAAAGAAGTAGAAGCCGGCAATGTCAAAGAAGCATGGTTAAAAGAGTTAGCGGACTTAAATGTTTGTTCCCAGAAAGGACTTGTGGAAATGTTTGACGGTTCTATCGGAGCCGGAAGTGTTTACATGCCATTCGGTGGAAAATATCAGCTGACAGAGACACAGTCCATGGTAGCAAAACTTCCGGTTATGAAAGGAAAATCTGATACCGTAACGATGATGTCTTACGGATTTGATCCATACTTATCAAGCTGGAGCCCATACCACGGTGCTGTTTATGCGGTATTAGAGTCCTTATCCAGAATCGTAACAGCCGGTGGTGATTACAGCAAAGTCCGTTTCACTTTCCAGGAATACTTCCGCAGAATGAGCGAAGATCCAAAGCGATGGAGCCAGCCAATGGCAGCATTGCTTGGAGCTTATGATGCACAGATTGGATTCGGACTTCCATCCATCGGAGGAAAAGATTCCATGTCCGGTACCTTCAACGATATTGATGTACCACCAACCTTAGTATCCTTTGCAGTTGATGTTGCAAAAGAACAGGATATCATCACACCGGAGTTGAAGGCAGCAGGCAACCAGTTAGTTTTATTTAACATTGAGAAAAACGAATACGATTTACCTGTTTACGAGCAGGTTATGAAATTATACCGCACAGTCCGCAACATGATTCAGAAAAAAGTCATCGTATCTGCGTATGCGTTAGATGCAAAAGGTCTTGTGGCAGCAGTCAGCAAGATGGCATTCGGTAACAAACTTGGTGTGACATTAAATGCAGATGTTTCCAAGGAAACAATGTTTGCACCAGGATTTGGTAATATTGTGGCAGAAGTTCCGGCAGAGAAGCTTACAGAAGTAAAAGCTGCATTAGAAGAGGCTGGGTTAAGCGGATGTGACGCAGTTGTCGGTGCAGTAAACGATACGAAGAACTTTGTCTACGGAGATGTTGCAATTTCCATGGAAGAAGCCTTAAAGGCATGGACAGGAACTTTGGAAAAAGTATTCCCAACACGCGTAACAGAGAATAAAGACGAAGTAAAAGCGAACCTCTACAAAGCAGACAGCATCTACGTTTGCAAGAACAAGGTTGCAAAACCTACCGTATTTATTCCGGTATTCCCAGGTACGAACTGTGAATACGACAGTGCAAAGGCATTCGAGCGTGCTGGTGCAAATACGATTGTAAAAGTATTTAAGAACTTGAATGCAGAAGATATCCGTGAATCCGTTGACGAATTTGTAAAAGCAATCGAACAGTCACAGATTATCATGTTCCCAGGTGGATTCTCCGCCGGAGACGAACCGGAAGGTTCTGCAAAATTCTTTGCAACTGCATTCCGCAACGCAAAGATGACAGAGGCAGTCAACAAACTTTTGAATGAAAGAGACGGACTTGCACTTGGTATCTGTAACGGATTCCAGGCATTGATTAAGTTAGGACTTGTTCCTTACGGCGAGATTCGCCCACAGGCAGCAGATTCTCCTACTTTGACTTACAACACCATCGGACGCCACATCAGCAAGATGGTTTACACAAGAGTAACTTCTAACAAATCACCTTGGTTAGCACAGGCAGAGTTAGGAAAGACTTACTGCAACCCGGCATCCCACGGTGAAGGACGTTTCGTTGCACCACAGGAATGGTTAGACAAACTTTTCGCAAACGGACAGGTTGCAACCCAGTATGTCAACGAAGCCGGTGTTCCAACGATGGATGAAGAATGGAATGTCAACGGTTCCTACATGGCAATTGAAGGTATCACAAGCCCGGATGGCCGTGTACTTGGTAAGATGGCTCACTCCGAGAGACGTGACAGAAGTGTTGCAATGAATATTTATGGAGAGCAGGATTTGAAGATTTTTGAATCCGGTGTGAAATATTTTAAATAAGAAAATAAGAAAATAAGAAAAAGAGACCTTGTAAAGTGTTACAAGGTCTTTTTTCTCAAATATAGGGCAGACAACACACTTAGAAAATAGTATAATAAAAAATGACTGATTTAGAAGACCAGTAAATAAGACGACGAGGAGAACAAGGGATGAAAGTTGCATCTAGTAAATTGATTGAGCAAAAGAAACCAATCTTAAAAAAATTATTAGACGAATTACTGCAAACCTATTCCTATGCATCGATTCTGATGACGGATTCCCAGGGAAAAAGTTATTCCATTTCCAAACAGGGAACAAACATTGCAGAGAGTATGTTAGTGGAATGTGGTTATGTCGTAAAAGTATACGATGGCGAAAGCTATGGAGAGTATGCATTTAACCAGATAGAGGAAGAGGAGATTCCTGCTGTTTTAGAAGAAGTGAAAAAACATGTAATGCCATGGAAAGAGACATTGCCGGCTGGCACAGGTATTTTAAAATATCCACAGATGCCGGATGAAGAACAACAGTTCGAGAAAAGCACAGAGTACGAGATTTTGCCGGAAGATTTAGGAGACGAAGAGATTGTAAAACGTATTAACGCACTTCGTGATAAGGCACTTGCACAGGATGAGAAGATTATAGAGTTCCAGACAAGATGTGAATACCAGTTGTATCACAAATTGTTCCTTTCTCCGAAAAAGGACATGACACAAAACGTGATGTGGGTAAGTGGCATGCTGATTGGGCTGATTCCAAAAGGCGAAGAACTGAAAATGGCGTTTGAAAGCTGTTCGGATTGTGGTGGAATGGAAGTATTAGACCAGTTAGAAGCGAAGATTCCACATGCGGTAGAAACACTAAACAGACTTGCCGAGAGTGAACCGCTTACACCAGGAGAATACGATTGCATCTGTGCACCGGATGTTACCGGTATGATTGTGCATGAAGCGTTTGGTCATGGTGTGGAGATGGATATGTTCGTGAAGAAACGTGCGCTTGCAGAGAAGTATATTGGAAAACAAGTGGCATCCGAACTTGTCACCATGCACGACGGTGCGGCAGCAGCATCCCAGACGGCAACCTTTTTCTTTGATGATGAAGGAACGGTTGCACAGGATACCATTATTATTGAAAAAGGTATTCTAAAAACTGGTATGTGTGATGCACAGGCAGCAATGGCACTCGGAGTAAAACCTACCGGAAATGGCAGAAGAGAGGCAACCGATCACAAAGTATATACCCGAATGACCAATACGTTTTTTGAACCGGGAACCGACAAATTAGAGGATATGATAGCATCCATTTCCTATGGATTTTATCTGGAAAATGCAAGTAGTGGCATGGAAGATCCGAAGAACTGGGGCATTCAGTGCCTTGTAGATGTGGCAAGAGAAATCAAAGATGGAAAATTCACGGGAAAAGTATTCTCTCCAATTGTTTTGACGGGATATGTGCCAGATTTGTTGAAATCCATTTCCATGATGTCAGATGAAAAAGTACTTGCAGGTACGGGCTATTGTGGTAAAGGACATAAAGAGTGGGCAAAAGTATCAGACGGAGGCCCATATATCAAGGCAAAAATCAGATTGGGCTAAGAAGAGGGGAAAGACGATGCGAGAGAAAATATTACAGGCAATCAGGAAATTTGAGATAAAGACCTACCGGGTCGTAGAAGAAAGTACAGAAGGCGCAGAACTTTATTTCATCAAAAAAGATCTCGACATGCGCAGAAGAAAAAATGTGGCATCTTCCAATGTTACAATCTACCGGGATTTTGAGGATGATGGCAAGAAAATGCGTGGTTCTGCCAACATTCAGATTTTTCCGGAGATGACACAGGAAGACGTAGATAAGGCGATAAGTGATACTTATTATGCAGCATCTTTTGTAAAAAATCCTTATTACGAGCTTGTCGAAGGCAAGAAAGAAGACAAGATTTTGGTTGAAAGCAGCTTACAGGGAAAAAGCTTAGAGGAGATTGGAAATGGTTTTGTCGAAGCACTTTACAGTGTAGACAATGGAAAAGAGGCATTTATCAATTCCGCAGAATTTTTCATGAGCAAGACATCTACGGCAATTTATAATTCAGAGGGCGTGGATGTTTCTTATGAGAAAAACAGCGTAAGCGGTGAGTTTATTGTTCAGTGTATCACGCCACAGGATGTAGAACAGTATCAGGATTTTGCGTATGACGATTTTGATACGGAAGCCTTGAAAAAGCAGGCAAAAGAAGCCTTAGAGATGGTACAAAAAAGAGCACAGGCGACAGAAGCACCAGCAAAAGGAAATTACCGTTTACTCTTGTCAGGAAAAGAAGTAGGCGCGTTGATGGATTTATATTTGAGCCGTGCATGTGTTTCCATGATTTATCCTGGCTATTCCACCTACAAAAAAGGTATGAAAGTACAGGGAGAAGAGGTACAGGGCGAGACCTTAAACCTTACACTTCATGCGTCAGAACCGTATTCGTACGATGGAATACCAATGAAAGATCTTTCTCTTATGAAAGATGGCAAATTAGAGGCAATCTATGGTGGAATACAGTATGCTTATTATTTGGGCGTCGCACCAACCGGAATGTACAATGCAGTACACTTAGACAACGGAACAAAATCATTTGAAGAAATGAAAAAAGAACCATATCTTCATGTGGTAAGTTTTTCGGACTTTTCCATGGATAGTTTCAGTGGATATTTCGGAGGAGAAATCCGTTTAGGTTACTTATTTGATGGAGAGAAAGTAACGCCGGTAACCGGAGGTTCCGTGAGTGGTAACCTGTTAGAATTACAGAAAAATATGGTGTTTTCAACGGAGCGTTATAAGAACAAAGATTATGACGGACCATTTGCAGTTGAATTCCAGAATGTTGCGGTAGCTGGAAAATAGAAATAGGTAAGATTAGACATTACATAAATGGAACCAAAAAAGTTTCCGTTTATGTAATGTTTTTTTATTGGAAAAAAGGTAAAATGGATATTGGCATATAAAAACAGAATGAGGAGAGAGGTTATGAAACAAAAAATACAAGGCGGCATCCTGGTGGCTTTTTTACTTGGCTTACTTGCTTTTTGTGTTGTAATAGGAAACACGCAAAATAGTGCATTTAAGATAGGAAATGTGCAATGGAGTGAAAAAGAGTTAAATTTATACAGATGGAGTGGAGCAGCGACTTATCTGGAATACAATGATGTTACCTATTATTTTAAAACAGATTCCTTTGAGGAAAAGACTGCAAAAAATATAATTGGAAAAATTGACCAGGTGGTTCAATATTCGAATCAGATTTTCCCGGAGGATGAGCCAAAGGTAAAAATTTATGTTGGTTTTTCAAAGGATGATTTTTATTCCGATAAAACGGACTTTTTTATTCCACTAGAACAGGAACTTTTTTATGATGATATCTGGAGGCTGTTAAAAGAAGCACACAGGAATTCTATAAATGCAGCGGAACAGTATGGATTGTTTTATGTTTATTGCAAGGAACATCATATCATTGCACAGCAAAGCGAAGATTCATCGAAAAAATACGAAACATTGCGGAATTTTTTGGAAAAGGATGAGCAAATGTATCTGCTTGATTTTACCCTGCCGATGATAGAGGATGTGTATTTTGATGAAGAGACGTCCGAACTTGAAAGAGAGTGTGTAGCCGGATTTGCAGAGTGGTTTACACAGAAATATTCTTTTGAAGAATATGAAACGTTGTGTAAGACAATCGAGTCATATGACAGGGAACTTCTTACCAAAAGAAAAAATGAGTGGCTGCAGGAGATTGGCAGCAGAAAAAACTATACAGAGCTTGGAAAAATCTTGTTTCAGTATCATGATACCCAGAATGTTTGCTCAGGTGCAACTTATAGAATTGAAACGGAGGATGCAATCTGGAACTGGGATGATTTGGACGTAGTCACACTTGGCTATGTGGATATGGTGACCAATTATCAGATTATTGAACCACTTAGAATTGCAGATTTTAAGGAGGCGAGGGAATACCTAAAAGATTATTTGC
This genomic window from Roseburia sp. 831b contains:
- the hisH gene encoding imidazole glycerol phosphate synthase subunit HisH, coding for MIAIIDYDAGNIKSVEKALHYIGQECVVTRDFNEIRNSDRVILPGVGSFGDAMAHLKKYELDKVIREVTEMGKPFLGICLGLQLLFEGSEESEGVEGLHLLEGTIKKIPDKEGLKIPHVGWNSLTLQHNGRLFEGIGQDAYVYFVHSYYLQAKNEEIVKATTEYSTCIHASVEQGNIFACQFHPEKSSAVGQKILTNFSMI
- the hisF gene encoding imidazole glycerol phosphate synthase subunit HisF, with product MFTKRIIPCLDVKNGRVVKGVNFVDLKDAGDPVEIAAAYDKAGADELVFLDITATSDARETVVEMVRKVADKVFIPFTVGGGIRTVEDFRTLLREGADKISINSAAINSPRLISDAADKFGSQCVVVAIDARKREDGSGWNVYKNGGRIDTGLDAIEWAREADKLGAGEILLTSMDCDGTKAGYDIELTRLIAENVSIPVIASGGAGTKEHFYEALTKGKADAALAASLFHYKELEIADLKDYLAERGVSVRR
- a CDS encoding uracil-DNA glycosylase, whose translation is MPPIQNDWLKPLEPEFHKDYYKSLFQKVTQEYKTHLIFPPADDIFNAFHLTPLKDVKVVILGQDPYHNDGQAHGLCFSVKPEVDIPPSLVNIYQELHDDLGCYIPDNGYLVKWAKQGVLMLNTVLTVRAHAANSHRGIGWEQFTDAAIRILDEQDRPIVFILWGRPAQMKKAMLHNPKHLILEAPHPSPLSAYRGFFGSKPFSKTNQFLVEHGLEPIDWQIENKNS
- a CDS encoding LysR family transcriptional regulator, yielding MDINYELYKVFYYVATSLSFSEASKHLYISQSAVSQSIKTLEKKLGQPLFIRSTKKVQLTPAGKLLLKHVEPAMNLIQRGEDQLLDSSLLGLGQLHIGASDTICRYFLVPYLKQFHKKFPNVPIKVTNATSLNCVDLLEKGKVDLIITNYPNSNLNSSYIQKTVCNFHDVFIANPAYFNLKQQEIPFVELKQYPILMLDRKSTTSEFLHNLFLQYQLELVPEVELSSNDLLIDLAKIGLGIAFIPDYCLTKESKELFVLKTKEKMPTRQMVAAINPSLPPSVSTEEFLKLLPSVE
- a CDS encoding phosphoribosylformylglycinamidine synthase yields the protein MSNVRRVYVEKKPAFAVKAKELQAEIKNYLGIDSVTGVRELIRYDIENISEETYKKALVTVFSEPPVDDIYEETFELNGAKTFSVEFLPGQFDQRADSAEQCVKLLNENEEPIIRTAVTYVIEGEVDDTQLAAIKHHCINPVDSREVGLEKPQTLVQDFEEPADVMIFDGFCEMPEKELNELYASLNLAMTFKDFLHIQNYFKNEEKRNPSMTEIRVLDTYWSDHCRHTTFSTELKDVTFEDGFYKAPIEASYEDYLNTHKNLYAGRSDKFVCLMDIALMAMKRLKKEGKLDDQEESDEINACSIVVPVEVDGKVEEWLVNFKNETHNHPTEIEPFGGAATCLGGAIRDPLSGRTYVYQAMRVTGAADPTKSVKDTIEGKLPQKKLVREAAHGYSSYGNQIGLATGYVKEVYHPNYVAKRMEIGAVLGAAPRRAVQRLTSDPGDIIILLGGRTGRDGIGGATGSSKAHNTESTAVCGAEVQKGNPPTERKIQRLFRREEVAYIIKKCNDFGAGGVSVAIGELADGLRVDLDKVPKKYAGLDGTELAISESQERMAVVVSPENVEKFLGYAKEENLEAVEVAVVTEEPRLVLSWRGKEVVNISRAFLDTNGAHQETTVAVEMPNPEDNYLNKISTEAVAKEVEAGNVKEAWLKELADLNVCSQKGLVEMFDGSIGAGSVYMPFGGKYQLTETQSMVAKLPVMKGKSDTVTMMSYGFDPYLSSWSPYHGAVYAVLESLSRIVTAGGDYSKVRFTFQEYFRRMSEDPKRWSQPMAALLGAYDAQIGFGLPSIGGKDSMSGTFNDIDVPPTLVSFAVDVAKEQDIITPELKAAGNQLVLFNIEKNEYDLPVYEQVMKLYRTVRNMIQKKVIVSAYALDAKGLVAAVSKMAFGNKLGVTLNADVSKETMFAPGFGNIVAEVPAEKLTEVKAALEEAGLSGCDAVVGAVNDTKNFVYGDVAISMEEALKAWTGTLEKVFPTRVTENKDEVKANLYKADSIYVCKNKVAKPTVFIPVFPGTNCEYDSAKAFERAGANTIVKVFKNLNAEDIRESVDEFVKAIEQSQIIMFPGGFSAGDEPEGSAKFFATAFRNAKMTEAVNKLLNERDGLALGICNGFQALIKLGLVPYGEIRPQAADSPTLTYNTIGRHISKMVYTRVTSNKSPWLAQAELGKTYCNPASHGEGRFVAPQEWLDKLFANGQVATQYVNEAGVPTMDEEWNVNGSYMAIEGITSPDGRVLGKMAHSERRDRSVAMNIYGEQDLKIFESGVKYFK